One genomic region from Quercus robur chromosome 4, dhQueRobu3.1, whole genome shotgun sequence encodes:
- the LOC126721072 gene encoding zinc transporter 8-like → MAKQQPLLLTLFCVLLLLPSLAFGDCTCDTEDEGRDKTQALKYKLAAIASILVAGAIGVCIPILGKTIPALRPEKDIFFLIKAFAAGVILSTGFIHVLPDAFESLTSPCLSESPWQDFPFTGFVAMVSAIGTLMVDSFATSYYKKSHFNQAQNGVGDVEKEGEHEGHLHVHTHATHGHAHGSASLVDNNSASSDLVRHRVISQVLELGIVVHSVIIGISLGASGSPKTIRPLVAALTFHQFFEGMGLGGCISQAKFKNRAVAIMATFFSLTTPVGIAIGIGISSVYNENSPNALIFEGIFNAASAGILIYMALVDLLAADFMNPRVQSNGRLQIGTNISLLLGAGLMSFLAKWA, encoded by the exons ATGGCCAAACAACAACCACTTCTCCTCACACTCTTTTGCGTTCTCCTCCTACTCCCTTCCTTAGCTTTTGGAGATTGCACTTGTGACACCGAGGATGAAGGACGTGACAAAACCCAAGCTCTCAAATATAAACTAGCTGCTATTGCTTCCATTCTTGTAGCGGGTGCAATTGGGGTTTGTATTCCAATCCTAGGAAAGACCATACCGGCTTTGCGTCCCGAGAAGgacatcttcttcctcatcaaGGCCTTTGCTGCCGGCGTGATATTGTCGACCGGGTTCATCCATGTTCTTCCCGATGCTTTCGAGAGCTTGACGTCGCCGTGTCTGAGTGAGAGTCCATGGCAGGATTTTCCATTCACGGGGTTTGTGGCCATGGTGTCTGCCATCGGAACTTTGATGGTTGATTCCTTTGCCACTTCGTATTACAAAAAGTCTCACTTCAACCAGGCTCAAAATGGGGTTGGAGATGTGGAGAAGGAAGGAGAACATGAGGGTCACTTACATGTTCATACACATGCAACTCATGGTCATGCTCATGGTTCCGCTTCTTTGGTTGACAACAATTCGGCTTCATCTGACCTTGTTCGTCATCGTGTTATATCACAG GTTTTGGAGTTGGGAATTGTGGTACATTCAGTCATAATTGGAATTTCACTGGGTGCTTCTGGGAGTCCCAAAACAATAAGGCCTCTTGTTGCTGCACTCACCTTCCATCAGTTTTTCGAAGGCATGGGACTTGGTGGATGCATCTCTCAG GCAAAATTCAAGAATAGAGCTGTTGCAATTATGGCGACATTCTTCTCTCTTACAACCCCAGTTGGAATTGCAATTGGAATAGGAATATCTAGTGTTTACAATGAGAACAGCCCCAATGCTCTAATTTTTGAAGGGATTTTCAATGCGGCATCAGCTGGGATCTTAATCTATATGGCTCTTGTGGATCTTCTTGCAGCTGATTTTATGAACCCAAGAGTGCAAAGCAATGGAAGGCTTCAAATAGGAACAAACATTTCACTTCTTCTTGGGGCTGGTCTTATGTCTTTCTTAGCCAAATGGGCTTGA
- the LOC126721691 gene encoding uncharacterized protein LOC126721691, with translation MHVDKILAQIKDKQYLKWPRPLHSSPNVRDKKKYCHFHKDHDHYVEDCRDLKEQIEELIRKGKLQRFMKKGEPSRSKDDNKNQCEASPRDEDHTFQHPPSVIGEIKTITGGPFKSLKKACQRQVNSVHKIPPLKQRRTDKDMFFLKEDARGVKQPHEDPLVIMLTIEGFNTRRILIDNGSSMDMINLSAF, from the coding sequence ATGcatgttgacaaaattttggcGCAGATTAAGGATAAGCAATACCTCAAATGGCCAAGGCCATTACATTCGTCGCCTAATGTACGGGACAAGAAAAAGTATTGCCATTTCCACAAGGATCACGACCACTACGTAGAGGATTGCAGGGACCTAAAGGAGCAGATAGAGGAACTTATACGAAAAGGGAAACTACAAAGGTTTATGAAGAAGGGGGAACCTAGTAGGTCCAAAGACGATAACAAAAACCAGTGCGAAGCCTCACCTAGGGATGAGGACCACACATTCCAGCATCCACCAAGCGTAATCGGGGAGATAAAAACGATCACAGGTGGGCCGTTCAAATCCCTCAAGAAAGCATGTCAGAGGCAGGTGAACAGCGTCCACAAAATACCTCCCTTGAAGCAAAGACGGACGGATAAGGACATGTTTTTCTTGAAAGAAGATGCTAGGGGAGTGAAGCAGCCTCATGAAGACCCCTTGGTCATAATGCTTACCATAGAAGGATTCAATACCAGAAGAATCCTCATAGATAATGGTAGCTCCATGGACATGATCAACCTCTCCGCTTTTTAG
- the LOC126721071 gene encoding zinc transporter 8-like has protein sequence MAKLQLLLLTLFCVFLQLPYSAFGDCTCDTEDEGRDKTQALKYKLAAIASILVAGAIGVCIPILGKTIPALRPEKDIFFIIKAFAAGVILSTGFIHVLPDAFESLTSPCLSDSPWQDFPFTGFVAMVSAIGTLMVDAFATSYYRKSHSNQAAQNGVGDVEMEGEHEGHLHVHTHATHGHAHGSNSFVDNSASSDLIRHRVISQVLELGIVVHSVIIGISLGASESPKTIRPLVAALTFHQFFEGMGLGGCISQAKFQNRAVVVMAMFFSLTTPVGIAIGIGISSVYNENSPNALIFEGIFNAASAGILIYMALVDLLAADFMNPRVQSNARLQIGVNVSLLLGAGLMSLLAKWA, from the exons ATGGCCAAGCTTCAACTTCTTCTCCTCACACTCTTTTGCGTTTTCctccaactcccttactcagctTTCGGAGATTGCACATGTGACACCGAGGATGAAGGACGTGACAAAACCCAAGCTCTCAAATATAAACTAGCTGCTATTGCTTCCATTCTTGTAGCGGGTGCAATTGGGGTTTGTATTCCAATACTTGGAAAGACCATACCAGCTTTGCGTCCCGAGAAGgacatcttcttcatcatcaaggCCTTTGCTGCCGGCGTGATATTATCGACCGGGTTCATCCATGTTCTCCCGGATGCTTTCGAGAGCTTGACATCGCCGTGTCTGAGTGACAGCCCGTGGCAGGATTTTCCATTCACGGGGTTCGTGGCGATGGTATCCGCCATCGGGACTTTGATGGTTGATGCCTTTGCCACTTCGTATTATAGGAAGTCTCACTCCAACCAGGCTGCTCAAAATGGGGTTGGAGATGTGGAGATGGAAGGAGAGCATGAGGGCCACTTACACGTTCACACACATGCTACTCATGGTCATGCTCATGGTTCCAATTCCTTTGTTGATAACTCGGCTTCATCCGACCTTATTCGGCATCGCGTTATATCACAG GTTTTAGAGTTGGGGATTGTGGTACATTCAGTCATAATTGGAATTTCTCTGGGTGCTTCTGAGAGTCCCAAAACAATAAGGCCTCTTGTAGCTGCACTGAcctttcatcaattttttgagGGCATGGGACTTGGTGGATGCATCTCTCAG GCAAAATTTCAGAACAGAGCTGTTGTAGTTATGGCAATGTTCTTCTCTCTTACAACCCCAGTTGGGATTGCAATTGGAATAGGAATATCTAGTGTTTACAATGAGAACAGCCCCAATGCTCTAATTTTTGAAGGGATTTTTAATGCGGCATCGGCTGGGATCTTAATCTATATGGCACTTGTAGATCTTCTTGCGGCTGATTTTATGAATCCAAGGGTGCAAAGCAATGCAAGGCTTCAAATAGGAGTAAACGTATCACTTCTTCTAGGGGCTGGTCTTATGTCTCTCTTGGCCAAATGGGCTTGA